A genomic window from Etheostoma spectabile isolate EspeVRDwgs_2016 chromosome 13, UIUC_Espe_1.0, whole genome shotgun sequence includes:
- the micu2 gene encoding calcium uptake protein 2, mitochondrial has product MASWGRVTAVLRNISRSPQSLKTLSLRRAVRPGILGSVIGTGVICYYQYHANNRTLPFAVYAEVPKEASPPQPSARKIRFIQFASVVYDEEPYMTPRDFLFSVMLENVDRKLQKRSLTTKEVNQMLGAATKGRAGSELFRSIGDNGLISYTEYLFLLTILTKPSTGFHIAFKMLDVDGNEQVDQKEFLKLKKIIGGKKRAQESTEKPAEEGESVNTTLQAYFFGKKGQNKLHYQEFCRFMQDLQAEVQEMEFLQFSKGMDTMRREDFAEWLLHYTNEENNDIYWENMRKRIPAGQSITFDEFKAFCLFTNNLEDFAFSLKMLTGANRPVGMAHFKRAVRIATGNDLSENVLDTVFKLFDMDGDNCLSHKEFLGVMKDRVLRGLRVQNQSGFSGYWKCVKQETLKAAKEALGGPAAPI; this is encoded by the exons atggccagCTGGGGAAGGGTAACCGCCGTGTTGAGGAATATTTCGAGGAGTCCTCAGTCTCTGAAAACGTTATCCCTGCGCCGTGCTGTCAGACCTGGTATTTTAGGGTCTGTTATCGGAACTGGTGTTATCTGTTATTACCAATATCATGCCAACAACAGGACTCTGCCCTTCGCGGTTTATGCTGAGGTACCAAAA GAAGCTTCACCGCCCCAACCGTCTGCTAGGAAGATTCGTTTCATCCAGTTCGCCTCTGTGGTCTACGATGAAGAGCCCTACATGACCCCGCGAGACTTCCTTTTCTCTGTGATGCTGGAGAATGTCGACA GAAAGCTGCAGAAGAGAAGTTTAACAACAAAA GAAGTTAACCAAATGTTGGGGGCCGCCACTAAAGGCCGGGCTGGTAGTGAGCTGTTCAGATCCATAGGAGACAACG GTTTGATATCCTACACAGAGTATCTGTTCCTGCTGACTATCCTGACCA AGCCGAGTACAGGATTTCATATAGCTTTCAAAATGCTGGATGTAGACGGCAATGAGCAGGTGGACCAAAAGGAATTTCTCAAG ctgaagaaaatCATTGGAGGTAAAAAGAGAGCACAGGAAAGCACAGAG AAACCAGCGGAAGAAGGGGAGAGTGTGAACACAACTCTGCAGGCCTACTTCTTTGGGAAGAAAGGACAGAACAAGCTGCACTATCAGGAGTTCTGCAG GTTCATGCAGGACCTGCAGGCTGAAGTCCAGGAGATGGAGTTCCTGCAGTTCTCCAAAGGGATGGACACCATGCGCAGAGAAGACTTTGCCGAGTGGCTGCTACACTACACCAACGAAGAAAACAACGACATCTACTGGGAGAACATGAGGAAGAGGATCCCTGCCGGACAG AGTATCACGTTCGATGAGTTCAAGGCCTTCTGTCTCTTCACCAACAACCTGGAGGATTTTGCCTTTTCACTGAAAATGCTCACTGGAGCCAACCGTCCAGTTGGAATGG CCCACTTCAAACGAGCCGTGAGGATCGCCACGGGCAACGATCTGTCTGAGAATGTGCTGGACACTGTGTTTAAACTGTTTGACATGGACGGGGACAACTGCCTGAGCCACAAGGAATTCCTGGGTGTGATGAAAGACCGAGTACTGCGAGGTCTGAGG